Proteins from a genomic interval of Scomber japonicus isolate fScoJap1 chromosome 10, fScoJap1.pri, whole genome shotgun sequence:
- the nr0b2a gene encoding nuclear receptor subfamily 0 group B member 2a, whose amino-acid sequence MRGQLHLTAQISTTYKMDNGCHCSTNSDRLLNPILFNILSQMDNSKPSQHSFNYNSVPHRCNCELRRTVCLRRPTEICKEASAVLVKTVHFMKNLPAFNQLPPNDQFSLLKSCWAPLFILGLAQEHVDFEVTDTPADSMLKKILLNQENPEMEREQPTMAGVSKLKSCIKKFWSLDLSPKEYAYLKGTTIFNPDVPDLKAALFVEGLQQEAQHALSEVVQLLHPGDQERFARILLTASTLQSITPGLITELFFRPVIGQADLLELLVDMLFCR is encoded by the exons ATGAGAGGGCAACTACATTTGACTGCACAGATCTCTACCACCTACAAAATGGATAACGGGTGCCATTGTTCAACCAACAGCGACAGGCTTTTGAATCCTATCCTCTTCAACATCCTCAGCCAAATGGATAACAGCAAACCAAGTCAACACAGCTTCAACTACAATTCAGTACCTCATAGATGCAACTGTGAGCTGCGTCGGACAGTGTGCTTGAGAAGGCCGACTGAGATTTGCAAAGAAGCTTCAGcagttctggttaaaactgtcCATTTCATGAAGAACTTGCCCGCTTTTAACCAGCTTCCACCTAATGACCAGTTTTCACTTCTCAAAAGCTGCTGGGCACCCCTCTTCATTTTGGGTCTGGCCCAGGAGCATGTGGATTTTGAGGTGACGGATACCCCCGCTGACAGCATGCTGAAAAAGATTCTGCTGAACCAGGAGAACCCTGAGATGGAAAGAGAGCAGCCCACGATGGCCGGAGTCAGCAAGCTCAAGTCCTGCATCAAAAAGTTTTGGAGTTTGGATTTGAGTCCAAAGGAGTATGCGTACCTCAAAGGGACAACGATATTTAATCCAG ATGTCCCAGATCTTAAGGCAGCTCTGTTTGTTGAGGGGTTGCAACAGGAAGCTCAGCATGCCCTGAGCGAGGTGGTCCAACTCCTTCACCCTGGGGACCAGGAGCGTTTTGCTCGAATCCTCCTCACAGCGTCCACGCTTCAGAGCATCACACCTGGCCTCATCACTGAACTGTTCTTCCGGCCTGTGATTGGCCAGGCTGACCTACTGGAGCTGCTGGTCGACATGCTGTTCTGCAGGTAG
- the kdf1a gene encoding keratinocyte differentiation factor 1: protein MPGHSTGAPQASRHHKHHSSSSKADKYRQARTISRESTSSQDAYKDPHREHPKEHHRDHSRHSETKHGHRGHPRNGTGRGSETIGFIPGSADSTPTSRHACGSCASMGWSSCKALICCVLTCGFYGSREPCLPVNETSTDHPPKTGSEAHPPNGMAMSNPTCGIHLESNKSNKVTKLPTSDSFRYPDVRIAGQTVRYPVTATKRPRTHGKGETQRPVSNTSLLSREDYDLDDLSDTGTDIDSLITKKLLELYALHQIDQLAKCTSDSSFSRKTNEISELIYSIAQDYNLEEQEAECKLVHGVIRISTRKGKRNKSHQSTGQRPNGRSDGTLPDSGNETMTHTLLSSDFPEVKVSEQTPSDELARKMRHHSSRMYSSSTATETDSSGAPLLH, encoded by the exons ATGCCTGGCCACAGCACAGGGGCTCCACAGGCGTCCCGCCACCACAAACACCACAGTTCCAGCTCCAAAGCAGACAAGTACAGACAAGCTCGGACTATATCCCGGGAGAGCACCTCCAGCCAAGATGCCTACAAGGATCCTCACAGGGAGCACCCAAAGGAGCACCACAGAGACCACTCCCGCCACTCTGAGACCAAGCATGGTCACAGAGGGCACCCGCGAAATGGCACCGGACGGGGCTCAGAGACTATAGGATTTATTCCAGGCTCAGCAGACAGCACACCTACTAGCAGACATGCCTGTGGCTCCTGTGCCTCTATGGGCTGGAGCAGCTGTAAGGCCCTTATCTGCTGTGTACTGACCTGCGGGTTTTACGGGAGCCGAGAGCCCTGCCTGCCTGTTAACGAGACCTCCACAGACCATCCCCCTAAAACAGGTAGTGAGGCCCACCCTCCTAATGGCATGGCTATGTCCAACCCCACCTGTGGCATCCATTTAGAGTCCAACAAGTCCAATAAAGTCACTAAGCTGCCTACGAGTGACAGCTTCCGCTACCCGGATGTGCGCATCGCAGGTCAGACAGTAAGGTATCCTGTAACTGCAACCAAACGGCCCCGTACACACGGCAAGGGGGAAACCCAGCGGCCAGTCAGCAACACCAGCCTGTTATCCCGTGAGGACTATGACTTGGATGACCTGAGTGACACAGGCACAGATATTGACTCTCTTATCACCAAGAAGCTGCTGGAGCTTTATGCCTTGCACCAGATTGACCAGCTGGCCAAATGCACCTCTGACTCCTCTTTCTCCCGCAAGACCAACGAGATCAGTGAGCTCATCTACAGCATCGCTCAGGACTACAacctggaggagcaggaggccGAGTGCAAGCTGGTGCACGGAGTCATCCGCATCAGCACCCGGAAGGGCAAGAGAAACAAGAGCCACCAGTCGACGGGACAGCGTCCCAACGGGAGGAGTGACGGGACCCTGCCTGACAGCGGCAATGAGACCATGACCCACACCCTCCTGAGCAGTGACT TTCCAGAGGTAAAAGTGTCTGAGCAGACCCCATCAGATGAGCTGGCCAGGAAAATGAGACATCACAGCTCAAGAA TGTACTCCTCCAGCACCGCCACTGAAACAGACTCTTCAGGCGCTCCTCTGCTTCACTAA
- the LOC128366834 gene encoding trophoblast glycoprotein-like, which translates to MCISAVRSVFLGVLLYAPYQCLGCPYGCECFTVTRTVRCDSKDLTTVPQMIPGYAKTVIITGNNIQQTGPDSFTELANVTNMILSNNRISEMASHSFSALINLRLLDLSGNQLVLIHPEALSIPGSPLQELNLSRSLYNFNTLTDLTTALRWGDLQGLLCLDLSGNHLALLPPGMFSHLPNLQQLVLANNSLLTVYTGTFSGMNHLKVLDLTYNAFRTFRDDALRELENIGNIQILLGNNPYTCSCESHDFIAWLNESRAQVDVDAVRCASPRGLTDTRLQGLGVQAIGCIVPVQAEVSDLTLQTSYVFLGLVLGFVGMLFLFVLYLNRKGMKNWIIEMRNACRDVLEGYHYRYEIDSDPRLGYISADNAGRRAQKHLGLSVLQQQPNDTCIIPLDTQVNHVKTTTPVNS; encoded by the exons ATGTGTATTTCTGCAGTCCGCAGTGTGTTTTTGGGAGTGCTTCTTTACGCACCATACCAGTGCTTGGGGTGTCCCTATGGCTGTGAGTGTTTTACTGTCACCCGCACAGTGAGATGTGACTCTAAGGATCTGACCACGGTACCACAAATGATTCCAGGATATGCAAAGACTGTCATCATCACAGGGAATAATATACAGCAAACTGGACCCGATTCATTCACAGAGCTGGCGAATGTTACCAACATGATTTTAAGCAATAATAG GATTTCAGAGATGGCGTCCCACAGCTTCTCTGCCCTCATCAACCTGCGCCTCTTAGACCTCAGTGGCAACCAGCTGGTACTCATCCATCCAGAGGCTCTAAGCATACCTGGTAGTCCCCTGCAGGAGCTCAACCTGAGCCGCTCACTGTACAACTTCAATACCCTGACGGACCTCACCACGGCGCTGCGTTGGGGTGACCTCCAAGGGCTCCTCTGCCTTGACCTCTCTGGGAACCACCTTGCCCTGCTGCCCCCTGGGATGTTCTCCCACCTTCCCAATCTGCAGCAGCTCGTCCTTGCTAACAACTCTCTGTTGACCGTCTATACTGGAACCTTCTCTGGCATGAACCATCTGAAGGTGCTAGACCTGACATACAATGCCTTCAGAACATTTAGGGATGACGCCCTGAGGGAGCTGGAGAACATTGGAAACATCCAAATCCTTCTTGGTAACAACCCTTACACCTGCTCCTGTGAAAGCCACGATTTTATTGCCTGGTTGAATGAATCGAGGGCTCAAGTAGATGTGGATGCTGTGAGGTGTGCTTCCCCAAGAGGGTTAACTGACACCCGGCTGCAAGGGCTTGGAGTGCAGGCTATTGGATGTATTGTTCCAGTTCAAGCAGAGGTGAGTGACCTCACCCTCCAGACATCCTATGTCTTCCTGGGGCTGGTGCTAGGATTTGTGGGCATGCTCTTTCTCTTTGTGCTCTATCTGAATCGCAAAGGTATGAAGAATTGGATTATCGAAATGAGAAATGCATGTCGGGATGTTCTGGAGGGATATCACTACAGATATGAGATTGACTCGGACCCTCGGTTGGGGTACATCTCAGCAGATAACGCTGGCAGGAGGGCACAGAAGCATTTAGGGTTATctgtgttacagcagcagccAAATGACACCTGTATCATTCCTTTAGACACACAGGTCAATCATGTGAAGACCACCACACCTGTTAACTCATGA